One Betaproteobacteria bacterium genomic window carries:
- a CDS encoding RidA family protein gives MTKQAVHTPDAPQAIGTYSQAIRAGSTIYLSGQIGLDPATMQVVDGIDAQVHRVFRNLQVVAAAAGANLDDAVKLTVFLTDLAHFARLNEIMAQYLKQPYPARSAVGVSQLPRGALVEIEAILSKR, from the coding sequence GTGACCAAACAGGCCGTTCACACCCCGGATGCCCCGCAGGCAATCGGAACCTACTCGCAGGCGATACGCGCCGGCAGCACCATCTATCTCTCCGGGCAGATCGGGCTCGACCCCGCCACCATGCAGGTGGTGGATGGCATCGATGCTCAAGTCCACCGCGTGTTCCGCAACCTCCAGGTGGTCGCCGCGGCGGCAGGCGCGAATCTCGATGATGCGGTGAAACTCACGGTGTTCCTGACGGATCTCGCGCATTTTGCGCGGCTCAACGAGATCATGGCGCAGTATCTCAAGCAACCGTATCCGGCGCGTTCCGCGGTCGGCGTCTCCCAATTGCCGCGCGGCGCACTGGTCGAGATCGAGGCGATATTGTCGAAGCGCTGA
- a CDS encoding NADH-quinone oxidoreductase subunit B family protein, giving the protein MYQILKQIALTGIKTEAPPQPDEAMRALSQRLKQEVLASFAGALTIRHVDAGSCNGCELEINACNNPYYNLEGLGIRFSASPRHADMLLVTGPVSRHMEVALRRTYDATPDPKLVVAIGDCGCTGGIFGEGYASCGRVSNVIPVDVTVPGCPPTPYAIMQGVLTAIAQGKPRG; this is encoded by the coding sequence ATGTATCAAATTCTGAAACAAATCGCACTCACCGGCATCAAGACCGAGGCGCCGCCGCAGCCGGACGAGGCGATGCGTGCGTTGTCGCAACGGCTGAAGCAAGAAGTGCTGGCCTCGTTTGCAGGCGCGCTGACGATTCGTCACGTCGACGCCGGCTCCTGCAACGGCTGCGAGCTGGAGATCAATGCCTGCAACAATCCTTACTACAATCTGGAGGGATTGGGCATTCGTTTTTCCGCTAGTCCGCGCCATGCCGACATGCTGCTGGTCACCGGTCCCGTGTCCCGCCACATGGAGGTGGCGCTCAGGCGCACCTACGACGCCACCCCCGACCCCAAGCTGGTGGTGGCGATCGGCGACTGCGGCTGTACCGGCGGCATCTTCGGCGAGGGCTACGCCAGTTGCGGCCGGGTGTCGAACGTGATCCCGGTCGACGTCACAGTGCCCGGCTGCCCGCCCACGCCCTATGCGATCATGCAGGGTGTTCTCACCGCAATCGCGCAAGGCAAGCCCAGGGGCTGA
- the recG gene encoding ATP-dependent DNA helicase RecG — MAIRGEAKNGKGQRTGSRRTRELPLPISSAAAEPDKRIAGTDRRSSTHSTGTTKRRRSDAPDRSPAPAPAIHPSLSFATPAVQEKLARIGVRKLSDLVTHLPLRYEDETRIVSIHDALSGDTVQIEGTVVETHIRFRPGRQLISEVDDGSARLMMRFFNFYPSQKNALAPGAKVRVMGEIRQGFFGAEMVHPRFRVLRGEAPLPQALTPVYSTTAGLGQGVLRKLAARALGSADLADALPEPVRRKLKLLPLDEAIRLLHNPPPDVDAQALLDGSHPAWRRVKFDELLAQQLSMRLHHERRNRVRAHPLLQHSKMSKALLAALPFRLTRAQTRVLMDIRTDLTRPHPMQRLLQGDVGSGKTIVAALAALQAIESGYQAAVMAPTEILAEQHYRKFAAWLAPLGVEVVWLTGSLKKKEREKALAEISSGKAALAIGTHALFQDEVAFSKLGLAIVDEQHRFGVHQRLALRQKGSRGDAQVQPHQLMMSATPIPRTLAMSYYADLDVSVIDELPPGRTPVLTKLLSDTRRGDVVQRVRDACLAGRQAYWVCPLIEESDTGARSRDPLAGWDRGGGEVARAGAMELQTKVRARREALQLQTAIDTYQGLLATFPELKVGLVHGRLPNQEKAQVMMAFQANEIQLLVATTVIEVGVDVPNASLMVIEHAERMGLSQLHQLRGRVGRGSESSVCILLYQNPLSQNARERLRIIFENSDGFEIARHDLRLRGPGELLGARQSGVPMLRFADLEKDIDLLEAARNLAPQLLRDHPASAELHLERWLGGRQEFLKA; from the coding sequence ATGGCCATAAGGGGCGAGGCGAAAAACGGCAAAGGCCAGCGCACCGGATCCAGGCGAACCCGCGAACTTCCGTTGCCGATATCCAGTGCTGCCGCCGAGCCGGACAAAAGAATCGCCGGGACCGATCGCCGCTCGAGTACACATAGCACCGGAACGACGAAGCGTCGCCGCAGCGATGCACCCGATCGCTCCCCCGCGCCCGCACCTGCAATACATCCCTCTCTGTCGTTCGCCACACCAGCAGTCCAGGAAAAGCTGGCGCGCATCGGCGTCCGCAAACTTTCGGATCTGGTCACGCACCTGCCGTTGCGCTACGAGGACGAGACCCGCATCGTTTCCATCCACGATGCGTTGTCCGGTGATACCGTGCAGATCGAAGGCACGGTGGTCGAAACCCATATCAGGTTCCGTCCTGGGCGTCAGCTTATCTCCGAAGTCGACGACGGCAGCGCACGGCTGATGATGCGGTTTTTCAATTTCTATCCGAGCCAGAAGAACGCGCTGGCACCCGGTGCAAAGGTGCGGGTGATGGGAGAGATCCGGCAAGGTTTCTTCGGCGCCGAAATGGTCCATCCGCGTTTTCGCGTATTGCGTGGAGAGGCGCCACTGCCGCAGGCGTTGACGCCGGTGTATTCGACGACTGCGGGGCTGGGTCAGGGAGTGCTGCGCAAGCTCGCTGCGCGCGCGCTCGGCAGCGCCGATCTGGCAGACGCGTTGCCGGAGCCGGTGCGAAGGAAATTGAAACTGCTGCCGCTCGATGAAGCGATCCGGCTGCTGCACAATCCGCCGCCCGACGTCGATGCCCAGGCCCTGCTCGATGGCTCCCATCCGGCCTGGCGCCGGGTCAAGTTCGACGAGCTGCTGGCGCAACAGTTGTCGATGCGGTTGCATCACGAGCGGCGTAACCGGGTGCGCGCGCATCCGCTGCTGCAGCATTCGAAGATGTCCAAGGCGCTGCTCGCCGCGCTCCCGTTCAGGCTCACCCGGGCGCAGACCCGGGTACTGATGGACATCCGCACCGATCTCACGCGTCCGCATCCGATGCAACGCCTGTTGCAGGGCGATGTCGGCAGCGGCAAGACCATCGTTGCCGCACTGGCCGCGCTGCAGGCGATCGAATCCGGCTATCAGGCGGCGGTCATGGCACCGACCGAAATCCTCGCGGAACAGCACTACCGGAAATTCGCCGCCTGGCTCGCGCCGCTCGGCGTCGAAGTGGTATGGCTCACAGGCAGCCTGAAGAAAAAGGAGCGCGAGAAGGCGCTCGCGGAAATTTCCTCCGGAAAAGCGGCGCTCGCCATCGGCACGCACGCGCTGTTCCAGGACGAGGTCGCGTTCAGCAAGCTGGGCCTCGCGATCGTCGATGAGCAGCATCGCTTCGGCGTGCATCAGCGCCTGGCGCTGCGCCAGAAAGGCAGCCGCGGCGACGCCCAAGTCCAGCCGCATCAACTGATGATGAGCGCCACGCCGATTCCGCGCACGCTGGCCATGAGTTATTACGCCGACCTCGACGTATCGGTGATCGACGAACTGCCCCCCGGAAGAACGCCGGTGCTGACCAAACTGTTGTCCGACACCCGGCGCGGCGACGTGGTTCAGCGGGTGCGCGATGCCTGCCTGGCCGGCCGGCAGGCTTACTGGGTATGCCCGCTGATCGAAGAGTCCGACACCGGAGCGCGGAGCAGGGACCCGCTTGCGGGATGGGACCGCGGAGGTGGCGAGGTTGCGCGCGCCGGTGCGATGGAATTGCAGACCAAGGTTCGCGCGCGGCGCGAAGCGTTGCAGTTGCAGACCGCGATCGATACCTATCAGGGTTTGCTCGCCACGTTTCCGGAACTGAAGGTCGGACTGGTGCACGGCAGATTGCCGAACCAGGAGAAAGCCCAGGTCATGATGGCATTCCAGGCCAACGAGATCCAGCTGCTGGTTGCCACCACGGTGATCGAAGTCGGCGTCGACGTGCCAAATGCCTCGCTGATGGTGATTGAACACGCCGAACGCATGGGGCTGTCGCAATTGCATCAGTTGCGTGGTCGCGTGGGACGCGGCAGCGAGAGCAGCGTCTGCATCCTGCTCTACCAGAATCCGCTGTCGCAGAACGCACGCGAGCGGCTGCGTATCATATTCGAGAACAGCGACGGATTCGAAATTGCGCGGCACGACCTGCGGCTGCGCGGCCCCGGCGAATTGCTCGGTGCGCGGCAAAGTGGCGTGCCGATGTTGCGCTTCGCCGATCTGGAAAAGGACATCGATCTGCTGGAGGCGGCGCGCAATCTGGCGCCGCAATTGCTGCGCGATCATCCCGCGAGCGCCGAACTGCATCTGGAACGCTGGCTCGGCGGCAGGCAGGAGTTTCTGAAGGCGTGA
- a CDS encoding NADH-quinone oxidoreductase subunit C: MADTEFTYLTTPLPGAVAAWRGTVNAREWRETAQGVLDQGGRLVAIWGSDWRSRNRVFAVHAAFTIRAGLLWISLPVQSAFPDLSDLFPAANRMQRAVSDMLGIAAEGARDQRSWLRHGSWPRHAHPLRHDFDPALATPGGQDNYAFVPVSGEGVHEIPVGPVHAGTIEPGHFRFSILGERVLRLEERLGYTHKGIERRFEQMTLEEGVRLAGRVSGDSTVAYAWAYSMAVEGVAQLTIPARAAWLRALCLERERVANHLGDLGFIGNDAGLAFGLAQFSRLKEDWLRTNAMAFGHRYLMDAIVPGGMACDLDREAWSRIALEADAVEKDVRALKSVYDDHAGLQDRFINCGKVAPELAAKMGLTGLAGRASAQSWDLRAQFGWAPYDQLEVRMATHRNGDVAARVTVRFEEVLESLRLIRTLLDRLPVGPHREPISAVTEGSFGLGWVEGWRGEVLVALETGPDGRVARCHPHDPSWQNWPLLEHAVIGNIVPDFPLINKSFNLSYSGHDL, from the coding sequence ATGGCCGACACGGAGTTCACCTATTTAACGACACCGCTTCCCGGCGCGGTAGCGGCATGGCGCGGCACAGTGAATGCGCGCGAGTGGCGCGAAACCGCGCAGGGCGTGCTCGATCAGGGCGGCCGGTTGGTCGCGATCTGGGGTTCCGACTGGCGCAGCCGCAACCGGGTCTTTGCCGTGCACGCCGCTTTCACCATCCGTGCCGGGCTGTTGTGGATCTCGTTGCCGGTGCAGTCCGCTTTTCCGGACCTGAGCGATCTGTTCCCGGCGGCCAATCGCATGCAGCGAGCCGTGTCCGACATGCTCGGCATTGCCGCGGAGGGTGCGCGCGACCAGCGCTCATGGTTGCGCCATGGTAGCTGGCCGCGCCATGCCCACCCGCTGCGTCACGATTTCGATCCGGCCCTTGCTACGCCGGGCGGCCAGGACAACTATGCCTTCGTGCCGGTCAGCGGCGAAGGTGTGCATGAAATTCCGGTCGGGCCGGTTCATGCCGGCACGATCGAGCCGGGACATTTCCGCTTCTCGATTCTCGGCGAGCGGGTGTTGCGCCTGGAAGAGCGCCTGGGTTATACGCACAAGGGCATCGAGCGGCGCTTCGAGCAGATGACGCTGGAGGAAGGGGTGCGACTGGCCGGCCGGGTCAGCGGCGATTCCACCGTGGCGTATGCCTGGGCTTATTCGATGGCGGTCGAAGGGGTGGCGCAATTGACGATCCCGGCGCGCGCGGCCTGGCTGCGCGCGCTCTGCCTGGAACGCGAACGGGTCGCCAATCATCTGGGCGATCTCGGCTTCATCGGCAACGATGCCGGGTTGGCGTTCGGCCTGGCGCAGTTCTCGCGCCTCAAGGAAGACTGGCTGCGCACCAACGCGATGGCATTCGGGCACCGCTACTTGATGGATGCGATCGTGCCGGGAGGCATGGCGTGCGACCTCGACCGCGAGGCCTGGTCGCGCATCGCGCTCGAAGCCGACGCGGTGGAGAAAGATGTCCGGGCGCTCAAGTCCGTCTACGACGATCACGCCGGGTTGCAGGATCGCTTTATCAACTGCGGCAAGGTGGCGCCGGAGCTGGCTGCGAAAATGGGCCTAACCGGACTCGCCGGGCGCGCCAGCGCGCAGTCCTGGGACCTGCGGGCGCAATTCGGCTGGGCGCCTTACGACCAGCTCGAGGTGCGCATGGCCACGCACCGCAATGGCGACGTCGCGGCCCGTGTCACGGTGCGCTTCGAAGAGGTCCTCGAGTCGCTGCGTTTGATACGGACCCTCCTCGATCGGCTACCCGTTGGACCGCATCGAGAACCGATATCCGCCGTGACGGAAGGCAGCTTTGGCCTGGGCTGGGTGGAAGGCTGGCGCGGCGAAGTACTGGTTGCTCTGGAAACGGGGCCGGACGGACGGGTCGCCCGCTGCCATCCGCATGATCCGTCCTGGCAGAACTGGCCGCTGCTGGAGCACGCGGTGATCGGCAACATCGTTCCGGATTTCCCGCTCATCAACAAATCGTTCAATCTTTCCTACAGCGGCCACGATCTGTAG
- a CDS encoding formate hydrogenlyase, producing MLLLAFAMLAQRRILSLIHLFALQGTVLTLNTVVVALSTAQTHLLYSAGLTLILKVIVLPWILHRLIVRLNIRWDVETLINIPTIMLVGILLVILAFNLALPISQLAGTITRATIGIAMASVLLSMLMMITRRKAVPQVIGFLAMENGLFFAATSATYGMPMVVELGIALDVLVGTFIFGIFFFQIRETFDSLDIHHLEKLKEK from the coding sequence ATGCTGCTGCTGGCGTTCGCGATGCTGGCGCAGCGCCGCATCCTTTCGCTGATTCACCTGTTTGCCCTGCAGGGCACGGTGCTGACCCTGAATACCGTGGTGGTGGCGCTGTCGACCGCACAGACCCACCTGCTCTACTCGGCGGGGCTGACGCTGATCCTCAAAGTGATCGTGCTGCCGTGGATTCTGCACCGGCTGATCGTTCGGCTGAACATCCGCTGGGACGTCGAAACCCTGATCAACATTCCGACCATCATGCTGGTCGGCATCTTGCTGGTGATTCTGGCGTTCAATCTGGCGCTGCCAATTTCGCAACTGGCCGGCACTATTACCCGGGCCACGATAGGCATCGCCATGGCGAGTGTGCTGTTGTCGATGCTGATGATGATCACCCGGCGCAAGGCGGTGCCGCAGGTGATCGGCTTCCTGGCGATGGAGAACGGACTGTTCTTCGCCGCTACCAGCGCTACCTACGGCATGCCGATGGTCGTCGAACTCGGCATTGCGCTCGACGTGCTGGTCGGCACCTTTATCTTCGGCATTTTCTTCTTCCAGATCCGCGAAACTTTCGACAGCCTCGATATTCACCACCTGGAAAAATTGAAGGAAAAATAG
- the ubiA gene encoding 4-hydroxybenzoate octaprenyltransferase: protein MTFIERLTAYEKLIRLDKPIGILLLLWPTLWALWLSSRGRPDWTIVWIFVLGTVLMRSAGCAINDYADRDFDARVARTRERPLATGQIRPMEALMVAVVLILASFALVMQLNSLTIKLSVVAVIIAAIYPFAKRFFAVPQAVLGLAFGFGIPMAFAAHTDHVPWGAWVLLAANVFWAIAYDTEYAMVDREDDRKIGIRTSAITFGRHDVAAVMGCHVLFLLIMIWIGRLFRPGWYFYLGLAVAAGLVAVQHRMIRDRDPAGCFRAFRNNNWVGAAIFAGIFASFYFQKHI from the coding sequence ATGACTTTCATCGAGCGTCTGACTGCGTACGAGAAGTTGATCCGGCTCGACAAGCCGATCGGAATTCTGTTGCTGTTGTGGCCGACGTTGTGGGCATTGTGGTTGTCCTCGCGGGGTCGTCCTGACTGGACCATCGTCTGGATCTTTGTCCTGGGTACCGTGCTGATGCGTTCGGCGGGTTGCGCCATCAATGACTATGCCGACCGCGATTTCGATGCCAGGGTGGCGCGAACGCGGGAACGTCCGCTGGCAACCGGACAGATCAGACCGATGGAAGCATTGATGGTGGCCGTGGTGTTGATCCTGGCGTCGTTTGCTCTGGTCATGCAGCTGAACTCACTAACCATCAAATTGTCCGTTGTCGCTGTCATCATTGCGGCGATTTATCCATTCGCGAAGCGTTTCTTTGCCGTGCCGCAAGCCGTTCTGGGTCTGGCTTTCGGTTTTGGTATCCCGATGGCCTTCGCTGCGCACACTGACCATGTGCCGTGGGGGGCGTGGGTACTGCTGGCGGCGAACGTGTTCTGGGCGATCGCCTATGACACCGAATACGCGATGGTGGACCGGGAAGACGATCGCAAGATCGGCATTCGCACTTCCGCGATTACATTCGGCCGCCATGATGTCGCCGCCGTGATGGGCTGTCATGTCCTTTTTCTCCTGATCATGATATGGATCGGCAGGCTGTTCCGGCCAGGCTGGTATTTCTACCTCGGATTGGCTGTTGCGGCCGGCCTGGTTGCAGTCCAGCACCGGATGATCCGGGATCGCGATCCGGCCGGATGCTTCCGCGCGTTTCGGAACAACAACTGGGTCGGCGCGGCGATCTTCGCCGGCATCTTCGCGAGCTTCTATTTCCAGAAACATATTTGA
- a CDS encoding NADH-quinone oxidoreductase subunit H, with protein sequence MIQFLVSQLFQTLLVVLAAPLMLGWVNQCRAWLQNRSGPGWLQPYRALRKLFLKDAVLAYNASALFRITPYIVFGCMALAASIVPVLATDLPFSPAADVIALVGLFALARVFMALAAMDVGTAFGSMGARREMLIASLAEPALLMVVFTPSLISGSTALTTIVETLAHTRLTIYPSMAFAGIAFVMVMLAENARIPIDNPATHLELTMIHEAMILEYSARHLALMEWANAIKLTIYFAVGVALFLPWGIAQAGDWPMMPLAIVAFAAKMAAGGAGLAVLETVSAKLRIFRAPEFLGMAFMLGVLGILTHFLLER encoded by the coding sequence ATGATCCAGTTCCTTGTCTCCCAGCTTTTTCAGACCCTGCTGGTGGTGCTGGCTGCGCCGCTGATGCTGGGTTGGGTCAACCAGTGTCGAGCCTGGCTGCAGAACCGCAGCGGTCCCGGGTGGTTGCAGCCTTACCGGGCGTTGCGAAAGTTGTTTCTGAAGGACGCGGTGCTGGCCTACAACGCCTCGGCGCTGTTCCGCATCACGCCCTACATCGTGTTCGGCTGCATGGCGCTGGCCGCATCGATCGTGCCGGTGCTGGCCACCGATCTGCCGTTTTCCCCGGCCGCCGACGTGATCGCTCTGGTCGGACTGTTTGCGCTGGCCCGCGTGTTCATGGCATTGGCGGCGATGGATGTGGGCACCGCCTTCGGTTCGATGGGCGCGCGCCGGGAAATGCTGATCGCGTCGCTGGCCGAACCCGCGTTGCTGATGGTTGTTTTCACGCCCTCGCTGATTTCGGGTTCCACGGCGCTGACGACCATCGTTGAAACCCTGGCGCATACCCGGCTGACGATTTATCCGAGCATGGCATTCGCCGGGATCGCTTTCGTGATGGTGATGCTGGCCGAGAATGCGCGCATTCCGATCGACAATCCGGCCACGCATCTGGAACTCACCATGATCCACGAGGCCATGATCCTCGAATATTCGGCGCGCCACCTGGCGCTGATGGAATGGGCCAATGCCATCAAACTGACCATCTATTTCGCCGTCGGCGTGGCGCTGTTCCTGCCCTGGGGAATCGCCCAGGCCGGCGACTGGCCGATGATGCCGCTGGCGATCGTGGCGTTTGCCGCCAAGATGGCGGCCGGAGGTGCCGGGCTCGCGGTTCTGGAGACCGTGTCGGCGAAATTGCGCATCTTTCGCGCCCCCGAGTTTCTCGGCATGGCTTTCATGCTGGGGGTGCTGGGAATACTGACCCATTTCCTGCTGGAGCGTTGA
- the hyfB gene encoding hydrogenase 4 subunit B: MSLAAPSALYAAIGVMMFWLVLGMAGLVRIHDERFVFRILFPLGCLGGAGLVLVGLAGLSQPAVALVLPLGLPDLPFHLRLDPLSSFFLALLGLAATGISLFSAGYFRKTDTAQPGLIGLQYHLFLVSMAAVCLADDAYFFMVAWETMALSSYFLVTTDHNVPEIRRAGFLYLLIAHLGAISILLCFGVMQNSAGEYTFASMRSAKLSDFWATVVFLLALIGYGAKAGFLPLHVWLPEAHPAAPSPVSALMSGVMLKTAIYGLLRVTFDLLGQQIWWWGVVALTVGLVTALFGVMFAAVQTDMKRLLAYSSIENIGIVLSGIGLAIIFHAYSMNVLAALALIAALYHCINHAAFKSLLFLVTGSVLHATRERSLGHLGGLIRRMPWVAAFGLIGTLAIAGLPPLNGFVSEWLLLQAFLLTPGLPNSYLNMLVPVATAALVLASALAAYVMVKFYGVVFLGQPREGKLNEVHDASNWERAAFVWLAAACVLLGLAPVAVIAQLDNVSQMLVGAALSGNMGRAGWLFVTPASPERASYSAPLFLIGIVGAVLVTFLLVRRVYHGRIRRAAAWDCGFPQQTARMQDTAEGFGQPIKQIFEPFFRIERHLPKPTDERPYYWSKTEDRLWYWLYLPVAKTVQWLSQAIGVLQHGRIHVYLVYSFVTLLTLLFLIR, encoded by the coding sequence ATGAGTCTTGCTGCTCCGTCAGCGCTGTACGCAGCCATCGGGGTGATGATGTTCTGGCTCGTGCTCGGGATGGCGGGACTGGTGCGCATCCACGACGAGCGCTTCGTTTTTCGCATTCTGTTTCCCCTCGGCTGCCTCGGCGGCGCCGGGCTTGTGCTGGTCGGCCTCGCGGGATTGTCCCAGCCGGCGGTCGCGCTGGTTTTGCCGCTCGGACTTCCCGATCTTCCGTTCCATCTTCGGCTCGATCCGCTGTCGAGTTTCTTCCTTGCGCTGCTGGGTCTCGCCGCGACCGGCATTTCCCTGTTTTCGGCGGGCTATTTCCGCAAAACCGACACCGCTCAGCCGGGGTTGATCGGCCTGCAATACCACTTGTTTCTGGTCAGCATGGCCGCGGTATGCCTGGCCGATGACGCCTATTTTTTCATGGTGGCATGGGAGACCATGGCGCTGTCCTCCTATTTCCTGGTCACCACTGATCACAATGTGCCGGAGATCCGCCGCGCCGGCTTTCTTTATCTGCTGATCGCGCACCTCGGCGCCATCTCGATTCTGCTTTGCTTCGGCGTAATGCAGAACAGCGCCGGCGAATACACCTTTGCCAGCATGCGCAGCGCGAAGCTTTCCGATTTCTGGGCGACCGTAGTGTTTCTGCTGGCACTCATCGGTTACGGCGCCAAGGCGGGCTTCCTGCCGCTGCACGTCTGGCTCCCGGAAGCCCACCCGGCGGCGCCCTCGCCGGTGTCCGCGCTGATGAGCGGGGTGATGCTGAAAACCGCCATCTATGGGCTGCTGCGGGTCACATTCGATCTGCTCGGCCAGCAGATCTGGTGGTGGGGTGTGGTGGCGCTGACGGTAGGGCTGGTCACTGCGCTGTTCGGCGTCATGTTCGCAGCGGTGCAGACCGACATGAAGCGGCTGCTGGCGTATTCCTCGATCGAGAACATCGGCATCGTACTGTCGGGAATCGGCCTGGCAATCATTTTCCACGCCTATTCCATGAACGTGCTCGCGGCGCTGGCGTTGATCGCGGCGCTGTATCACTGCATCAATCACGCCGCTTTCAAGAGCCTGCTGTTTCTGGTCACCGGTTCGGTTCTGCACGCCACCCGCGAGCGCAGCCTTGGGCATCTGGGCGGCCTGATCCGGCGCATGCCCTGGGTGGCCGCGTTCGGCTTGATCGGCACGCTGGCGATCGCCGGCTTGCCGCCGCTCAACGGGTTCGTCTCCGAATGGCTGCTGCTGCAGGCTTTCCTGCTTACGCCGGGATTGCCGAATTCGTATTTGAATATGTTGGTGCCGGTGGCCACGGCTGCGCTGGTGCTGGCCTCGGCGCTGGCTGCTTATGTCATGGTGAAATTCTACGGCGTGGTTTTCCTCGGCCAGCCGCGGGAGGGAAAGCTGAACGAGGTGCACGACGCTTCCAACTGGGAGCGGGCCGCGTTCGTCTGGCTCGCGGCCGCATGTGTGCTGCTGGGTCTCGCCCCGGTCGCGGTGATCGCGCAGCTCGATAACGTCAGCCAGATGCTGGTCGGTGCCGCGCTGTCGGGCAACATGGGCCGCGCCGGCTGGCTGTTCGTGACGCCCGCTTCGCCCGAAAGAGCAAGCTATAGCGCGCCGCTGTTCCTGATCGGCATCGTCGGCGCCGTGCTGGTCACTTTCCTGCTGGTGCGCCGGGTTTACCACGGGCGGATCCGTCGAGCAGCCGCCTGGGACTGCGGTTTCCCGCAGCAGACCGCGCGCATGCAGGACACCGCGGAAGGCTTCGGCCAGCCGATCAAGCAGATCTTCGAGCCGTTCTTTCGCATCGAGCGGCACCTGCCGAAGCCCACCGACGAGCGGCCTTACTACTGGTCGAAAACCGAAGACCGCCTGTGGTACTGGCTGTACCTGCCGGTGGCGAAAACAGTGCAATGGCTGTCGCAAGCGATCGGTGTGCTGCAACACGGCCGCATCCATGTCTACCTGGTGTACAGCTTTGTGACGCTGCTGACGCTGCTGTTTCTGATCCGATGA
- a CDS encoding hydrogenase 4 subunit F — translation MELLLVLGIPLAGSALLALGGHRGRAPEINALVSLLTFVAAASLTTRVVADGPMLAWREQFFIDPFNVFLVTLTAFVGFTTALFSRPYMRIEEQRGKLSAARLRLYHSMYQMFTFTMLLALLTNNVGILWVSLEAATLATVLLVSLYRTPASLEAAWKYFILCGVGIAQALFGTILLYLAAERVLGSGGGALLWTHLNEVKGSLEPTVLSIAFVFLLVGYGTKAGLAPLHNWLPDAHAEGPTPISAVLSGLLLNVALYAVVRNKVLVDGALGSNLAGNLMMGFGLLSVVVAAFFLSRQKDVKRLFAYSSIEHMGLATFAFGMGGPVASFAALLHMTVHSLTKSAIFFAVGHAAQKAGTQMIEDIRGLINVSPAVGWSLMLGALAILGVPPFGVFASEFLILTTAIHEHPWATPFLLISLGVAFAAIFGKVQGMVFGETTAQRLPHAPAAVPVFAHLAIVLLLGLYIPPYLAQWYRQAAQMIG, via the coding sequence ATGGAACTGTTGCTGGTACTCGGCATCCCCCTCGCGGGCAGCGCGCTGCTGGCGCTGGGCGGCCATCGCGGCCGCGCGCCGGAGATCAACGCCCTGGTGAGCCTGCTCACCTTTGTGGCGGCGGCATCGCTGACGACACGGGTGGTCGCCGATGGGCCCATGCTGGCGTGGAGGGAGCAATTCTTCATCGATCCCTTCAACGTCTTTCTGGTGACGCTGACCGCTTTTGTCGGGTTCACCACCGCGCTGTTCAGCCGCCCGTATATGCGCATCGAGGAGCAGCGCGGCAAGCTCTCGGCCGCAAGGCTGCGGCTGTATCACAGCATGTACCAGATGTTCACGTTCACCATGCTGCTGGCGTTGCTGACCAACAACGTCGGCATCCTCTGGGTGTCACTCGAGGCGGCCACCCTGGCGACGGTGCTGCTGGTCAGCCTGTATCGCACCCCGGCCAGTCTGGAAGCCGCGTGGAAATACTTCATTCTTTGCGGCGTGGGCATCGCGCAGGCGCTGTTCGGCACGATTCTTCTTTATCTCGCCGCGGAACGTGTACTCGGTTCGGGCGGCGGCGCGCTGTTGTGGACCCACCTCAACGAGGTGAAGGGCAGCCTCGAACCGACCGTGCTTTCCATCGCATTTGTTTTCCTGCTGGTCGGCTACGGCACCAAGGCCGGGCTTGCGCCGTTGCATAACTGGCTGCCTGATGCGCACGCCGAGGGCCCGACACCGATCTCGGCGGTGCTGTCCGGGTTGCTGCTCAACGTCGCACTGTATGCGGTGGTGCGCAACAAGGTGCTGGTGGACGGTGCGCTCGGCAGCAATCTCGCCGGCAATCTCATGATGGGGTTCGGCCTGCTGTCGGTGGTGGTGGCGGCGTTCTTCCTGTCGCGGCAGAAAGACGTCAAGCGGCTGTTCGCCTATTCTTCGATCGAGCACATGGGGCTGGCCACGTTCGCGTTCGGCATGGGCGGGCCGGTGGCGTCGTTCGCGGCGCTGTTGCACATGACCGTGCATTCACTGACCAAGTCGGCGATTTTCTTCGCTGTCGGCCACGCCGCGCAAAAGGCCGGAACTCAGATGATCGAAGACATCCGCGGCTTGATCAACGTCAGTCCGGCGGTCGGGTGGAGCCTGATGCTGGGCGCGCTGGCGATTCTGGGCGTCCCGCCGTTCGGCGTGTTTGCCAGCGAATTCCTGATCCTGACCACGGCGATTCACGAGCACCCCTGGGCCACGCCGTTCCTGCTGATTTCGCTGGGTGTCGCCTTTGCTGCGATCTTCGGCAAGGTTCAGGGCATGGTATTCGGCGAAACCACCGCGCAGCGCCTGCCGCATGCGCCTGCCGCGGTGCCGGTATTTGCACACTTGGCGATCGTACTGCTGCTCGGGCTTTACATTCCCCCTTACCTGGCGCAATGGTACCGGCAGGCTGCGCAGATGATCGGTTGA